A portion of the Celeribacter baekdonensis genome contains these proteins:
- a CDS encoding TRAP transporter substrate-binding protein, translated as MDRRSFLKTSALGGASAAAAATLAAPMYAQGKRTLTMVTTWPRGLAGVWDSVERIAASVTALTDGAVTIEPKAAGELVGGLEVFDAVTAGQADMYHGADYYFTGQHPAWAYFTTVPFGMTAPEMMVWYYGMGGMDLHSKLGEIFGLKPFIAGQTGAQGGGWFRKEIKSASDFQGLKFRMPGLGGQALSELGASVQVLPGGEIYQALSSGALDGTEWIGPWSDEKLGLQEVCDFYYPAGFHEPGAALSVVTNLEVFESLTPSQQKAIEIACGEGHQHNYALFMANNGPALQRLISAGVQVKEFSDDVWDAYGAASKTVLDGYMSDELFAEVRTSAEAAMASTSGWSGRSDSAYTAQRDRVLANLK; from the coding sequence ATGGATCGTCGTTCTTTTTTGAAAACTTCTGCTCTTGGGGGCGCATCCGCCGCCGCAGCCGCAACACTGGCCGCGCCGATGTATGCACAGGGCAAACGCACGCTGACCATGGTCACCACATGGCCGCGCGGTTTGGCCGGTGTGTGGGATTCCGTTGAGCGCATTGCAGCCTCTGTCACGGCGCTGACCGATGGCGCGGTGACGATCGAACCGAAAGCCGCGGGCGAGCTCGTGGGCGGTCTCGAAGTGTTTGACGCCGTGACCGCAGGTCAGGCCGACATGTACCACGGTGCCGATTACTATTTCACCGGCCAACACCCGGCCTGGGCCTATTTCACCACCGTGCCTTTTGGCATGACCGCACCGGAAATGATGGTGTGGTACTACGGCATGGGCGGCATGGATTTGCACAGCAAGCTGGGCGAAATCTTTGGTCTTAAACCGTTTATCGCCGGTCAAACCGGCGCGCAGGGTGGCGGTTGGTTCCGCAAAGAGATCAAATCCGCCTCTGACTTCCAAGGTCTGAAATTCCGTATGCCGGGCCTGGGTGGCCAGGCTTTGTCCGAACTTGGCGCTTCTGTTCAGGTGCTTCCGGGCGGTGAGATTTACCAAGCGCTGTCCTCTGGCGCGCTCGATGGCACCGAATGGATCGGCCCGTGGTCGGATGAGAAACTCGGCCTGCAAGAGGTCTGTGATTTCTACTACCCCGCCGGGTTCCACGAGCCGGGTGCGGCGCTGTCCGTTGTCACCAACCTCGAAGTGTTCGAAAGCCTGACCCCGTCGCAGCAAAAAGCCATCGAAATCGCCTGTGGCGAAGGTCATCAGCACAATTACGCGCTGTTCATGGCCAACAACGGTCCGGCGCTTCAGCGTCTGATTTCTGCGGGCGTGCAGGTCAAAGAATTCTCCGACGATGTCTGGGATGCGTATGGCGCGGCCTCCAAAACCGTTCTCGACGGTTATATGAGTGACGAGCTTTTTGCCGAAGTCCGCACCTCCGCTGAGGCCGCAATGGCGTCCACGTCCGGTTGGTCTGGCCGCTCTGACAGCGCCTATACCGCTCAGCGTGACCGCGTTTTGGCGAACCTCAAGTAA